The genomic interval CGAAATAATTACCAAAATCACAAATATTTAGAACCTTTAACTAATACTCATATTTGGTTAGCCAGTAAATGTAAACTCAGATACTATTTTTTCAGAGTCTAGTCAACAAACTGAAATGCCATTTTAAAAATTTATTAAATCATCAATAAATTGACGATTTTTTTTCGCTTTATCATGACAACGGTTTTTTTGACTGTATTTATAAGACTCTGTTCACGATATTCGGTATCGTTTCGTGTTGGAGGTTGTCTAGATCTGTTTCTATGCTATACCGAAAGGTAGCATGGCATAAACTTGGTTAAGCTCTGGACAGTTGGTTGTTACTCTCCTGATTTATTGGATAAGAAAACGGAGAAGAAGCATTATATTTCTGAGGTCACTAAATGCGTCTTTCAAAAGGTTTTACGTTAATTGAGTTACTCGTGACCATAGCCATTATGGCAATACTGATGGCGGTTGCTGTTCCCAGTTTTGTGCAGCAGATACGTGACAATCAGGTCGTTGCAACCACAACCAAGTTGCAAGAGGCCTTGTCTTTTGCGCGCTCGGAAGCGATCAAACGGTCCGCATTTATCACTATCTGCTCATCCACCAATGGCAGCACTTGTCTGACCTCGCCCGACTGGACCAAGGGTTGGTTGGTATTTGTCGACAACGTCAGCAGCGAATCATCAGCATCTGTCAGTGAAGGGACAGCCTTATTATACTGGGACGATATTAATACCAACATGGCAGTCAGTGCCGTTCGCGGCACTTCCCAGTCACTTGGTTTTTTGCGTTTCAACACCATCGGCCTGCTGGCCAAGCTAAGCACCAGCGACACCGATACGCGAACCTTCACAATACAGACCGTTGGCTGCACAACGAGTAAAGCCCGGACGATCACCGTCGGATACGCCGGCGTGATTAACTTCGCCAGCGCCACATGCAGTTAGGTAGTACCATGAGAACAATGCACACCCAAACCGGAACCAGCATGATAGAAGTGTTAGTGACCGTTGTTATTTTATCTGTTTCATTGCTGGCCATGGCTGCCATGCAGACCCAATCCGTCAAACTCAATCAAAGTGCACTGCTGCGATCACAAGCCAATATCATGGCTTACGAAATCATGGATCGTATCCGTATCAACCGTGGAAAAGACAGCACCAACATCGCCGGTTATACCGCTGATTACGATGCCACACCATCCGGAAATACCCTCGCTGTCCAGGACGTCAGTAGCTGGCGCAGCAACCTGGCCAGTACGTTGCCGGCCGGTAAAGGCGCTATCGATTGTGTAGCGGCAACCCGGCTGTGCAAAGTGTCCGTTAAATGGTCTGAAGAGCAGATATTTGGTGCCGCAGCAACCAACAATCCGGATGCAACCACTGAGTTTGTATATCAAACCAATATATAAAAAGAGACAGGCACTATATATGTATGTAGGCATTCGCGACCAACGTGGATTATCCCTGGTAGAACTGATGATAGCTCTGACTCTGGGACTTGTACTCACCGGGGGTGTCATTATGACTTTTGTCTCCACCAAGGGGATGTACACGACACAACAGGGTTTATCTCAAATTCAGGATACCGGCCGGTTGGCTATTGAGTTCCTTGAAAAGGATATTCGTATGGCTGGTTATATGGGCTGTGCTACACGCTCCACCACGATGACGATTACCAATACTCTGAACAATCCTGGCGACTATAAATATGCTTTCCAAACTGCTATTCAGGGTTATACCGCTGCCACACTGCCTACTGGCACATTAACCAAGACACCTGTCGCCAATACCGATATCCTGGTGGTCCGCTCGGCCGGCAGTTCAGGCGTGCAGGTTTCCAAAAATAACGACTCTGCACAAGTATTTGTCACCAATACAGGAACCGAAACCGGCGGCTGTGGTGGCAACAAAAACCGAGTCAGCGGTATTTGTGAAGGAGATATTCTGGTAGTGACGGATTGCTCCAAGGCACGCATTTTCCAAGTCTCGAATATCACTCAAAGCGGTAATGAGGTCAATCTGGTGCACAGCCAGAGTGGTGGTAATTCTCCGGGCAATGCCATATCCAGCTGGGGTGGGAACTCTATCGACCCGGATGAGTCATTCGATGCCGGCTCAGAAGTAATGACTGTAACCACTTCAGTCTACTTTATAGCAACCGGAGCGTCCGGGCGCCCAAGCCTGTGGAAAAGCCAGAATGGCGTTGAGTTTGAACTGTTACCCGGCGTCGAGGATCTGGCCATTACCTATGGTGTTGATACCGACGCTTCACAGGATTTTATTCCCAATAGTTACCAGACCGCCGGCAGCGTCGTGGATTGGAACAGGGTTGTGTCGACTCAGATTTCCCTGCTGATTGCCAGTACAGAAAATAACGTTCTGCCAGAAGCGCAGAGCTATACATTTGATGGCGCTACGGTGAAACCCACAGACAGACGTCTACGCCGGGTATTTTCCAGCACCGTTGGTATTCGCAGTCGACTCAACTAACCGGAGCTCTTTATGCCTTACAGAGATAAACCTGTTGCTGATCATCGCCAACAGGGCGTAGCACTGCTTGTTGGCCTCGTCATGCTGCTGCTGCTCACCATTATCGTGCTGGCCGCCGTTCGCGGTACCGATCTGCAGGAACGCATGGCCGGGAATATGCGCGATAGAAACCTGGCATTTCAGGCCGCCGAAGCCGCGTTGAGAATTGGTGAGGAATCTTTGCAGAAAGATGTTCTGCCGAGCTTTACTGGCAGCACGGTTGGATACTGGCCGGATCTCAATGACGATGGCAACAAAAACACATTAACCGTGGGCAACTGGCCATTTATGTCCGGAGCTTCAGGACCGTATCGTCTACGCCCAGTACTTTGGACAGACGATCAATGGGCCAGTAATAGCGTGCAACTGACGGCCGACACTATTACCGGTGTGAGTGAGCAACCCCGGTTCACCATTGAAAAAATTATCGTCTCCGCACTGGAAGCCAGTCAGGGCGGCGGCATCGACATTGAAAGCACTGAAAAATATGCAGATTACGAGTATTACCGAATTACTGCCCGGGGAGTGGGCATTTCCGGTCAATCGACTGCAGTTGTTCAATCCACTTATATTCCTTAGCAGAGTTTCATAGACCATGAAAGCAACCTCAGCATTTATAAAACTTATGCACCGGGCCATTTCTCCAGCGCTGTGTGGATTGTTTATCTGTATAAACTTCCCATCCGCTGTTGCCGAAGTACCCAGCCAAAACCCATTATTTCTGAGTTCTCCAGTTCGGCCAATCATGATGCTGAACATGTCCAGGGATCATCAACTGTTCTTTAAACTCTATGATGATTACTCCGATATCACCGATGGCAATAGCGACACGGACACCTTGGACGGCATTCCTGACACCACATATGTGAATAACTATAGTTATTACGGTTATTTCGACAGCAACAAGTGTTATGAATACAACAACAACCGTTTTGAACCGAAGTCTTTCACAACAGATCACTACTGCGGCGGCAAATGGAGCGGCAACTTTCTGAACTGGGCGACCATGACGCGTATCGATGCAGTACGGAAAATTCTTTATGGTGGTTACCGTGTGATTGATACTGCCACTGAGACTGTACTGCAACGCTCCTTCCTACCTAATGACGCACACTCATTTGCAAAATACTATGCTGGCAGTGATATTAATCAACTGACGCCATTCCCCAGCAATGCTGACGATTCTGACCCAATGAAAAGAGGGATTACCATTTGTAATACCTCTGATCCAAGTGACCGTACCAAGCCCTCTCAAGAATTAATTGGCAGTAACGACAAACCATTAATGCGGGTAGCCAGCGGTAACTTTTCTTTGTGGGCCAGTAATGAACGCTGGCAATGCCGCTGGGGTACAGGGAATAACGGCAACGACAGTTCCGTAAGTGGAATCAATGCTTATAACTCTGCGCCTAATAAAAACAATAACGGGTTGGGACTTGACGACTATGAGGTTAAGGTAAAAGTCTGCGATGACAGCCTGATCAATAGTACCAACGACGAACAATGCAGCGCTTACAACACATCTACAACAACCCACTATAAACCAACCGGTCTATTGCAAACCTATGGTGAAAATGACTCTATTCATTTTGGTCTGATGACCGGCTCCTACGGTAAAAACAAGTCCGGTGGGGTATTACGCAAAAAAGTCGGCTCTATCATCGATGAAATTAATAGTGACGGGACATTTAAGACACCTTCTGGTGGCGGCATTGTCAACACCATTAACTTGTTGAATATTTACGGCTATAGTTTTCGTGAGAATGGCGAAAATCAACAAGGAGGTAGTTATTTTGATGGCCGAATTACAAATGACGAGTGTTCCTGGGCCAAAACCAGCTTCACTGATGGTACTTGTTCCAACTGGGGTAACCCTCAAGCTGAGATATATCTCGAATCACTTCGATATCTGGCCGGAAAAAACAACCCCAAATATGCCACCGATGATTCCGGAAGAATCAGTGGACTCACCAGCGTCAGTACCTGGGGAGATCCAATTGATACTACGTCCAGTGGTAACTATTGCGCACCATTGAATATCCTGCAGTTCAACACTTCTACCTCTTCGTACGATACTGATGACCTCAGTGCCGCGAGCGCTGATTTCTCTGCCGCTATAGATAATTACACCAACCGGATTGGTTCCGCAGAGGGTATTCACGGAGGCGACTATTTCGTCGGGGAAAATGGTACAAACAATAACCAGTTATGTACTGCAAAAACAATATCCTCATTGTCATCTGTCAGGGGTAGCTGTCCTGAAGCACCTCGTCTTGAAGGGGGTTATGATCTTTCAGGACTAGCGTTTTTTGCCCGTAAAGAAGGGATTGATCGTTATCGTGAAAAAGTCAAAACATTCGGTGTTGCACTGGCACCGGCAGTACCTAAAATAGAGGTCAATGTACCAGGCACAGAAGGTAAAAAGACAGTTACCATTGTACCTGCCTGTCGAAATACCAGCTTGAATCCTAACGCTAACTGCGCCATCGTTGACTTCAAGGTAGTTTCTCAAACCACCTCCGATACCGAGGCCAGTGGTAAGGTATATATTAACTGGGAAGATAGTGAACAGGGCGGTGACTACGATCAGGACATGTGGGGTGTTCTGGAGTACAGTATCAGCAGTAGCAAAGCAGAAATCACAACCGATGTCGCTGCCGAATCCACTGGAGATAGAATGGGATTTGGTTACATTATCAGCGGCACCACCTCAGATGGTTTTCATGTTCATTCCGGCATTGAAGGGTTCACCTATGACCAATGCACAAACTGCGAGTATGATGACGGTCCCTCTACCAAAGAATATGATATCGGTACCTCAAGTGGCGAAATTTTAAAACCAGCCCTATATTACGCGGCCAAATGGGGTGGTTTTGAAGATGATGATATGACCGACAGCGAAATTGCATCATCTACGCCAGCTAATTATTTTTATGCCACTGAAGCCCGCAAGCTGAAAGACTCTCTGGAGTCCGCATTTACTCAAGTTGCATCAACCATAGGTTCAGTAGCAACGGCAGCCACCAACTCATCAAGGCTCACTGGTAGTTCCTACGTTTACCAGGCGCGTTTCAACAGTGATGACTGGAGCGGCCAATTACTGGCATATCCAATTGATGAGGATGGTAATGTTGATGTGACCGGTAACGCTGCCTGGGATACCGATACCACCCTGACGAACCTGTCCAATCGTAAAATCTACACTTATGACGGTACTGCTACTGCCCGCTCGGTACGTCAACTTAACAAGGCCAATTGGGATAATAATAATCTGCCAGACCTTAAAGCTGCGCTGACAAAAGCCTCGGACACAGATACCAACCTGGCCTTTAAGCGTTTTGAATGGCTACAGGGTACCGATGACCCAACCTTACGGCCACGGGACAACGTTCTGGGTGATATTGTCAATTCTGACCCGGCATTTGCCGGCAGTGCGTCTCAACACTATAACACCTTACCAGCAGCCTATGGCTCTGCCAGCTACAATGCTTATGTCGATCACAAAGGAGATCGGAATCCCGTCATTTTT from Gynuella sunshinyii YC6258 carries:
- a CDS encoding GspH/FimT family pseudopilin, whose amino-acid sequence is MRLSKGFTLIELLVTIAIMAILMAVAVPSFVQQIRDNQVVATTTKLQEALSFARSEAIKRSAFITICSSTNGSTCLTSPDWTKGWLVFVDNVSSESSASVSEGTALLYWDDINTNMAVSAVRGTSQSLGFLRFNTIGLLAKLSTSDTDTRTFTIQTVGCTTSKARTITVGYAGVINFASATCS
- the pilV gene encoding type IV pilus modification protein PilV, with amino-acid sequence MRTMHTQTGTSMIEVLVTVVILSVSLLAMAAMQTQSVKLNQSALLRSQANIMAYEIMDRIRINRGKDSTNIAGYTADYDATPSGNTLAVQDVSSWRSNLASTLPAGKGAIDCVAATRLCKVSVKWSEEQIFGAAATNNPDATTEFVYQTNI
- a CDS encoding PilW family protein; amino-acid sequence: MYVGIRDQRGLSLVELMIALTLGLVLTGGVIMTFVSTKGMYTTQQGLSQIQDTGRLAIEFLEKDIRMAGYMGCATRSTTMTITNTLNNPGDYKYAFQTAIQGYTAATLPTGTLTKTPVANTDILVVRSAGSSGVQVSKNNDSAQVFVTNTGTETGGCGGNKNRVSGICEGDILVVTDCSKARIFQVSNITQSGNEVNLVHSQSGGNSPGNAISSWGGNSIDPDESFDAGSEVMTVTTSVYFIATGASGRPSLWKSQNGVEFELLPGVEDLAITYGVDTDASQDFIPNSYQTAGSVVDWNRVVSTQISLLIASTENNVLPEAQSYTFDGATVKPTDRRLRRVFSSTVGIRSRLN
- a CDS encoding pilus assembly PilX family protein gives rise to the protein MPYRDKPVADHRQQGVALLVGLVMLLLLTIIVLAAVRGTDLQERMAGNMRDRNLAFQAAEAALRIGEESLQKDVLPSFTGSTVGYWPDLNDDGNKNTLTVGNWPFMSGASGPYRLRPVLWTDDQWASNSVQLTADTITGVSEQPRFTIEKIIVSALEASQGGGIDIESTEKYADYEYYRITARGVGISGQSTAVVQSTYIP
- a CDS encoding pilus assembly protein; the encoded protein is MKATSAFIKLMHRAISPALCGLFICINFPSAVAEVPSQNPLFLSSPVRPIMMLNMSRDHQLFFKLYDDYSDITDGNSDTDTLDGIPDTTYVNNYSYYGYFDSNKCYEYNNNRFEPKSFTTDHYCGGKWSGNFLNWATMTRIDAVRKILYGGYRVIDTATETVLQRSFLPNDAHSFAKYYAGSDINQLTPFPSNADDSDPMKRGITICNTSDPSDRTKPSQELIGSNDKPLMRVASGNFSLWASNERWQCRWGTGNNGNDSSVSGINAYNSAPNKNNNGLGLDDYEVKVKVCDDSLINSTNDEQCSAYNTSTTTHYKPTGLLQTYGENDSIHFGLMTGSYGKNKSGGVLRKKVGSIIDEINSDGTFKTPSGGGIVNTINLLNIYGYSFRENGENQQGGSYFDGRITNDECSWAKTSFTDGTCSNWGNPQAEIYLESLRYLAGKNNPKYATDDSGRISGLTSVSTWGDPIDTTSSGNYCAPLNILQFNTSTSSYDTDDLSAASADFSAAIDNYTNRIGSAEGIHGGDYFVGENGTNNNQLCTAKTISSLSSVRGSCPEAPRLEGGYDLSGLAFFARKEGIDRYREKVKTFGVALAPAVPKIEVNVPGTEGKKTVTIVPACRNTSLNPNANCAIVDFKVVSQTTSDTEASGKVYINWEDSEQGGDYDQDMWGVLEYSISSSKAEITTDVAAESTGDRMGFGYIISGTTSDGFHVHSGIEGFTYDQCTNCEYDDGPSTKEYDIGTSSGEILKPALYYAAKWGGFEDDDMTDSEIASSTPANYFYATEARKLKDSLESAFTQVASTIGSVATAATNSSRLTGSSYVYQARFNSDDWSGQLLAYPIDEDGNVDVTGNAAWDTDTTLTNLSNRKIYTYDGTATARSVRQLNKANWDNNNLPDLKAALTKASDTDTNLAFKRFEWLQGTDDPTLRPRDNVLGDIVNSDPAFAGSASQHYNTLPAAYGSASYNAYVDHKGDRNPVIFVGANDGMLHAFNANTGAEIFAYVPRAVFPKLATLSDTDYNHQYLVDGPLYVGDAYLNNTWRTVLIGGFGAGAKGFFALDVTEVLDDNTKVPEVIFDVSANDTDIAYKDGLGFVQNRPIIVPTADGNWTAIFANGTNSTNGTARLITINLEDETDYQSIDTEASITGADDNGLTGTSILPNGYGIAAYVYGGDIMGNMWKFDLSASSSNSWKVAYKSGSKLEPLIKVIDEDGKAQPITATPTLGLNSLRKNTTGSQDVDSIMVYFGTGKYYSNSDVSVDDVQSIYAIVDDGNSIDLTKANRSTLLHKKEITSETSGKRVISGDRDNDDGTTAVDWENQSGWFLDLESPAADVDPEGERVLTKPVLLYDRVIITTFTPSDNQCDYGGTGWLMELVGVGGLYDKDYSVLNEDANTKLENAILSDLVPVVDKETIYLLASDLGDTDGNGKPSISTFVGSGVSGSKGRISWRQIK